From the Aquirufa lenticrescens genome, the window AAGCTTGAGGTGGTTCTAATACACCACCGATACCCACACCACCACTCAAGTGTACGTGTTTCCCGATTTGAGCGCAGGATCCAACCGTAGCCCAGGTGTCCACCATGGTTCCTTCGTCTACATATGCTCCAATATTCACGTAAGAAGGCATTAGGATGGTTCCCTTAGCTAAAAATGCACCATAACGGGCTACAGCTGGAGGAACAACACGAACGCCTAACTCTTTGTAATTCGATTTCAATTTCATTTTGTCGTGGAATTCGAAGATACCCACTTCAGAAACGGCCATTTGGCGAATAGGGAAATACATTACGATTGCTTTCTTTACCCATTCATTCACTTGCCAACTACCATCAGCCTTAGGTTCTGCGGTTCGCAATTCTCCTTTATCCACTAAGTCTACGACTTTTTCAATCGCCTCGATGGTTTCAGCCTTCGAACGAAGCTCCGGGTTGTCCCAGGCAGCTACAATACTATTTTCTAATGAATTCATAAAAATGATATGCAATAAATGAAGATGCAAATTAATCAAAAAAGGCTTGGCTTCCCCAGATCAGTGGAAATAAAATCGAAGCCTGCTGGCGATGAGAGCGAAAAAACGCTAAAAAATCGAACTAAATTTAACTTCAACTTTAATAAGTCATTTAGCTGATTATCAATCAGTTACGCATCGATGCAAAATAATATTTTGGTAAATTGTGCTAGAAAATTAGCTAAAAAGACAAGTGACATTCTGTCACTCTCCTACCCCATCGATCTGGAGCATTTATTTCTTATACAAATATGCGAAAAAAGTTTGAATAAAAAACGTATCCGAGTAAATTTTATACAAAAACTACATAATTAGCTTTATGACTAAATTAAAATATCCTGATTTACTTTTGTAAAATAGGCCTTGTAAACGTTTAATTGGGTTTATTTTATCCTATCTCTCTTGGAATAATACATTTTAAATGCTATATTTGGTCTTTGTATGAAATCAAATTAATTTATTCAATGAAAAAAATTAAAGTTGCTATTAATGGTTTTGGTCGTATCGGTCGACTTACTTTCCGTCGTTTATTGGAAAAAGAAAATGTGGAAATCGTTGCTATTAACGATTTAACTGACAATGCTACTTTGGTACACTTACTAAAGTATGATTCAGTTCACGGTCGTTTTAATGGAACTGTTACTTCTGATGCTGACAGCATTACTGTTAATGGTAACGTGATTAAAGCTTTTGCAGAACGTGATCCTAAGCAATTACCTTGGGGTGCTTTAGGAATAGATGTGGTTTTAGAATCTACTGGTCGTTTCATCGATCAAGAAGGTGCTGGTCAACACTTAACTGCTGGTGCTCGTAAAGTAATCATCTCCGCTCCTGCTAAAGGTGATATTCCTACAGTTGTTTTAGGTGTTAATGATGATACATTAACGGATGATATGACGATTATCTCTAATGCATCTTGTACAACTAACTGTTTAGCTCCAATGGCTAAAGTGTTAGATGATGCGTTTGGAATCGAAAAAGGATTCATGACTACAGTTCACGCTTATACAGCGGATCAAAACTTACAAGATGCACCTCACTCCGATTTACGTCGTTCTCGTGCTGCAGCATATTCTATCATTCCTACATCTACAGGTGCTGCTAAAGCGGTAGGTTTAGTATTACCTCACTTGAAAGGTAAATTAGATGGTAACGCAATGCGTGTTCCTACTCCTGATGGATCTGTTACAGATTTTACCGTAGTATTAAAGAAAGAAGCTACAGTTGCTGAAATCAACGCTGCTTTAAAAGCTGCTGCTGATGGCCCAATGAAAGGTATCTTAGAATTCACTACAGATGAAATCGTATCTATCGATATCATCGGAAACCAACACTCTTGTATCTTAGATTCTAAGTTAACAACAGCGATGGGTAACTTAGTGAAAGTAGTAGGTTGGTATGATAACGAATTTGGTTATTCATCTCGTGCAGCAGATTTGATCGCTCGCGTAGGTTAATCAACTTGTTTGACATAAATGAAAAAGCCTCTCATTCGAGAGGCTTTTTTTATTTCGCATTTATAGCTCTGAGGTAATTGATGTTAAATCCTTTTTCGTAGAACATCTCCTCGAAGCGTGTTTTGATTCCAAAGTGATCGTCCATCCATTCGGAAGTGTATAAATCATTCGTCTTGACGATGATGTCCCAACCATTTTCAGTTAGCGAGCCCTCTGAAAATTCGAAGAAAGGCAAAGAATCGGTTTTAAGGTGAAGAATACCTCCAGGCTTTAAGATTTTCTTGTAGCGATTCAGAAAAGTGTGAAAAGTGAGGCGGCGTTTCTCATCACGATCTCGAAGACGAGGGTCCGGAAAAGTGATCCAAATTTCATCGACTTCATTTTCCGCAAACTGTTCGTCTATCTCTTGCATATGGATGCGAAGAAACGCAGTGTTCGTTAATTCAAGTTCTCTCGCAGCTCTCCCTCCTTGTGCTAATCGATCTCCTTTAACATCAACTCCGATGAAATTCATCTCGGGAAATAGTTTACCTAAGCCATTCGTGTATTCTCCTCGGCCACAGCCAAGTTCTAAAACTAATGAGCTGTCATTTTTAAAGTAATCCGATTTCCATTTACCAGCCAAGGTTCCGAAAATGGGTTTCGGACTTTGGATGACATTATCTAAGGCGATGGCTAAATTGTATTTGGCTGTTTTTCTTCTGCTCAAGGGTACGCGAATTAAAAGGTAATTTCTCCTACGAGATAGGTAGATCCACAGATGAGAATCCCATCTGATGATTTTGAATTTAATTTAGCTAGGGCAATGGCCGCGTTCACGGAAGGAATGACATTACCATTCAGTCCTTTAGATGCTGCTAATTTTTGAAGTTCTAAAGCGGAGATTGCTCTCGGGTTGTTTGCTTGGCAAAAATAGTAGCTGGCCTCTTTTGGAAACAAGGATAAGACCGAATCGATGTCCTTATCTGCCACCATACCGAGAATAATGGTCAAATGATCGAAACCTTCCTGTTTTATTTGTTGCATAATCTCTGTTATGCCACTTTTGTTATGTCCCGTGTCAGCAATGATTTTAGGACTTTCCCCTAAAATTTCCCAGCGGCCTTGTAAACCGGTATTCACTCGGGTTTGCTGAATACCATTCCTGATTTTTTCCCCTTCAAGAGGAATGATGGTTTGAATCTGCTCACACCAAGCCAAAACACCACGGATGTTTTTTTGCTGGTAATGGCCTTTGTAAGGGCTATTTACGTTCATTTCACCCCAAGTGGGGCTTGTGAAAGTGAAATCCGATGCGCTCACTACATCTGAAGCAAATTGTAAAGGGGCATTTACAGAGGAAGCTTTGGCAAGGAAAACCTCAGACGTTTCTAGCTGTTTTTCACTAATGGTTACCGGCGTATTTGATTTAATGATACCAGCCTTTTCGGACGCAATTTTTTCTAAGGTATCCCCTAGCAAATCCTGGTGGTCAAAACTGATATTGGTAATTAAACAGGCCAAAGGCGAAATGATGTTCGTTGAATCCAATCGACCGCCTAAGCCCGTTTCAATGATTGCATAATCGACCTGCTGTTCCTTGAAATAGGTGAAGGCCATAATGACGGTCCATTCAAAAAAAGACGGACGGACTTTTTCAATGAGATTTTGATGGTTCGTGACAAAATCAGCCACCCATTCTTCAGCGACCTGAATTCCATTGATTTTAATTCGTTCAGTAAAGGAATGAAGATGAGGAGATGTGTATAAACCCACCTTATAACCGTGTTCCTGAAGAATAGAAGCCATAAAATGGGACGAACTCCCCTTTCCATTTGTGCCAGCAATGTGCAAAGACTT encodes:
- the gap gene encoding type I glyceraldehyde-3-phosphate dehydrogenase; protein product: MKKIKVAINGFGRIGRLTFRRLLEKENVEIVAINDLTDNATLVHLLKYDSVHGRFNGTVTSDADSITVNGNVIKAFAERDPKQLPWGALGIDVVLESTGRFIDQEGAGQHLTAGARKVIISAPAKGDIPTVVLGVNDDTLTDDMTIISNASCTTNCLAPMAKVLDDAFGIEKGFMTTVHAYTADQNLQDAPHSDLRRSRAAAYSIIPTSTGAAKAVGLVLPHLKGKLDGNAMRVPTPDGSVTDFTVVLKKEATVAEINAALKAAADGPMKGILEFTTDEIVSIDIIGNQHSCILDSKLTTAMGNLVKVVGWYDNEFGYSSRAADLIARVG
- a CDS encoding 2,3,4,5-tetrahydropyridine-2,6-dicarboxylate N-succinyltransferase yields the protein MNSLENSIVAAWDNPELRSKAETIEAIEKVVDLVDKGELRTAEPKADGSWQVNEWVKKAIVMYFPIRQMAVSEVGIFEFHDKMKLKSNYKELGVRVVPPAVARYGAFLAKGTILMPSYVNIGAYVDEGTMVDTWATVGSCAQIGKHVHLSGGVGIGGVLEPPQASPVIIEDGAFIGSRCIVVEGAHIGKKAVLGAGVTITGSSKIIDVSGPEPVEYIGYVPENSVVIPGSIQKTFAAGTYGVPCALIIGKRKESTDLKTSLNQALRENNVVV
- the trmB gene encoding tRNA (guanosine(46)-N7)-methyltransferase TrmB, yielding MSRRKTAKYNLAIALDNVIQSPKPIFGTLAGKWKSDYFKNDSSLVLELGCGRGEYTNGLGKLFPEMNFIGVDVKGDRLAQGGRAARELELTNTAFLRIHMQEIDEQFAENEVDEIWITFPDPRLRDRDEKRRLTFHTFLNRYKKILKPGGILHLKTDSLPFFEFSEGSLTENGWDIIVKTNDLYTSEWMDDHFGIKTRFEEMFYEKGFNINYLRAINAK
- a CDS encoding bifunctional folylpolyglutamate synthase/dihydrofolate synthase translates to MNYSESISFLYAQLPVFHREGAKAYKPGLGNIEALCEIMGQPQDYFKSLHIAGTNGKGSSSHFMASILQEHGYKVGLYTSPHLHSFTERIKINGIQVAEEWVADFVTNHQNLIEKVRPSFFEWTVIMAFTYFKEQQVDYAIIETGLGGRLDSTNIISPLACLITNISFDHQDLLGDTLEKIASEKAGIIKSNTPVTISEKQLETSEVFLAKASSVNAPLQFASDVVSASDFTFTSPTWGEMNVNSPYKGHYQQKNIRGVLAWCEQIQTIIPLEGEKIRNGIQQTRVNTGLQGRWEILGESPKIIADTGHNKSGITEIMQQIKQEGFDHLTIILGMVADKDIDSVLSLFPKEASYYFCQANNPRAISALELQKLAASKGLNGNVIPSVNAAIALAKLNSKSSDGILICGSTYLVGEITF